The following coding sequences lie in one Saccopteryx bilineata isolate mSacBil1 chromosome X, mSacBil1_pri_phased_curated, whole genome shotgun sequence genomic window:
- the VMA21 gene encoding vacuolar ATPase assembly integral membrane protein VMA21 isoform X1, which yields MLRGKSRLNVGWLGYSPGLLLCHRPPPAGRMQRKPSRNESSLASTLKTLLFFTALMITVPIGLYFTTKSYVFEGAFGMSNRDSYFYAAIVAVVAVHVVLALFVYVAWNEGSRQWREGKQD from the exons ATGCTGAGAGGCAAGTCCCGGCTCAACGTGGGGTGGCTGGGTTATTCTCCCGGGCTGCTCCTCTGCCACAGGCCGCCCCCAGCTGGACGTATGCAGCGGAAACCTAGCCG AAATGAAAGTTCATTAGCATCTACCCTGAAGACTCTCCTGTTCTTCACAGCTTTAATGATCACTGTACCTATTGGCTTATATTTTACCACTAAATCTTATGTTTTTGAAG GCGCCTTTGGGATGTCCAATAGGGACAGCTATTTTTATGCTGCTATTGTTGCAGTGGTTGCTGTCCATGTGGTGCTGGCCCTCTTTGTTTATGTGGCCTGGAATGAAGGCTCACGACAGTGGCGTGAAGGCAAGCAGGATTAA
- the VMA21 gene encoding vacuolar ATPase assembly integral membrane protein VMA21 isoform X2: MERLDKAALNALQPPDVRNESSLASTLKTLLFFTALMITVPIGLYFTTKSYVFEGAFGMSNRDSYFYAAIVAVVAVHVVLALFVYVAWNEGSRQWREGKQD; this comes from the exons ATGGAGCGCCTTGATAAAGCGGCGCTAAATGCGCTGCAGCCGCCCGACGTCAG AAATGAAAGTTCATTAGCATCTACCCTGAAGACTCTCCTGTTCTTCACAGCTTTAATGATCACTGTACCTATTGGCTTATATTTTACCACTAAATCTTATGTTTTTGAAG GCGCCTTTGGGATGTCCAATAGGGACAGCTATTTTTATGCTGCTATTGTTGCAGTGGTTGCTGTCCATGTGGTGCTGGCCCTCTTTGTTTATGTGGCCTGGAATGAAGGCTCACGACAGTGGCGTGAAGGCAAGCAGGATTAA